ATCAATCCTAGAAGAAAAACCTCTAACTCTACATGGCAAAAAGTAATTACAGAATgaattaatacttaaaaagcCTCATAGCCCAATTCCAGGAAACAAATCTTTCTGTGCCTCAATTTTCAGCATCAAAGCTAAGAATGTACCTAAACAAATTATAGCTTTTTCGAGAAATAATCAATTGcataatcaaataaatataattttagtgaCGTGGAACCTCACTAAGACACAAGGTTGAAACCCATTGGGATTAAGATATTTGATTTAGAATACAAAAAAGCTAAAGTTagcttatttataaaaataaaaaaaaaaaaaaacttagacaaaagggcatttttcTAAAGAACACAGAATCTTATCACTACACACTTTTGGAGTGATGGTcatttcacaagtataaatTCTTGTGGAGTGAAGAGGAGTAAGAGTCGGGATTCAAGTTTTCAGAGAaggtttcacacatatatacacttagattagactaaatAATAGCTTATATCTTGTATATATCAATATTTGGAAATTCTTTTACTAGAATTTCGGGTTACTTTCCAATTCGTATATACCAGATGCTAGACGCAATCCCGCAGGGAGTCTCTGAAGCTATGAACACTCTActtacataaataaattatgaaaatttaatgagtttaaagcaaaagaaaattctgtcttatttaaattttatattgcaATATTGTGTATCAATTAAGTTCAAGGCAACTAGATATTAGttattacttataaatatcCTGAGAATGAATCTGAGAATCTTAGAGAACAAGTGGCTAAATTCTGTTTTCTGAAGGTAGTTTAAACTTTGAAGCTATGCAACATATATACTGTCGGTGACGGGCTAGAAAGTTAAGATATCATGTCACTTTCTGCAAAATGTACAAGAAAGGTGTTGAATTACTCACAACTGGACAATTCATATAGGCCCCTCCATTGCCTTTGATGTCTTCTAAGTTCTATCTTACTATATCTATAAAAGAATCAAagtatattaaattaaataagtacATTAGTTCAGAAGCAATTTAGGAATTGCAATATTGCATTATACATACAagacaaaatcaaataatttctGGTCATGACATTGACtaatttgtttcttttccaTTATATAATTGTAAGTTGATTTATCAATTTGTCCCATACTTCTTTGAATTGAATTAATTCTAATGTATTATATCTTGGGAATCAAGGAgaactaaaaattattaatcaatGTGGATGCTTATGCTActgaagttttcttttttctctgctACCAATAATTCTAACATACTAAACTCTAAAAAGTACTAACCCAGCCTCTGGTAGCTGATTGCAAATCCTTCACTAATACAAGGGAAACTAACAGAGCACACTACCAGATCCTCTTTTTTCTTATGTAAAACCTCCTTTTGATGTAATGGAGGTTTTAATTTCTGATAACTCTTCTATAATCATTACTTGGTCAAATCCGGGTAGTACTATTAATGATTAATATGATCTAagtttaacccaaaaaaaaaatcaaattattacaGATTCTATTACAAAAGGCTTACAAACTAATATtacaataaatgtgattgatTTAATATCaataacatataatatatatttcaaaactatttttatGTTTCATGTTTAAAAGTTGATacatcaattttcaaaatttatgtatcaaaatttgtaataagtATAGTATCACCCTTTGTATTAAAAACTCACAATGGTTTAGAATGGTCTCATCCTTTttaagtaaccaaaaaaaagaaaaaaaaaaaccatacatCTTGTTGTGTGAAACTGTGAATTAGTAGCAAATAAGCTTTGATTCTATTACACTTGCAACTCTTTtttgtgtgagtgtgtgtgtgtgtgtgtggagaagaacaactctttcttcttttttaataaattggatTATGACTTTTGTGGAGAtcagaaacacaaaacaaagttAAAAGGAGTATGAGTTTCTAATCAACACAACTAATTTCTATAGATAAAGGGATGAAATTCCACAATGAGAAGACTAGATAGGTGATTGGagatgaaaaaaacaaaactaaattcttttattgataaaatcGGTTTCTAGAGCTATACATTGTCTCTCTTGCAACGTATAGGTTTCACAAGTGTGGGCCTCGCCAAATATCTAAGAGGGGCATTGCATAAACTCGTCTCACAAGGTATTTTCTCTTTGTTCTAGTGTGAAATAATTATATTACCCATGACAGCCTTTGTGTTCGAATAGTTATTAGACCTGGACTAGACATTAATCTGGTTTATGAGTCGGGTCACTGGTCGAATTACAGaggtcaaataatttttttttaaaattatatatatatatatgtatgtatgtgtgtatgtataaaATTAAGTTTAAGAAATCATAACAtgaatatgtaatttaaaaaaaaaaaagagaggcatGTACCTAAATTAAATTGCCATTACAATTCAAAATCAAGCTTTCACAAGCAACAacattagaaattttataaaatttacaagCAATATAAATGAATGTCATAAAATTGCAATGAAGTCTTTGCCCCCTTTCTCCTCCCATAATATTTCATATATACTACTATtaggaatttttaaaaatgcttTTCCCATACGcagaaaataaacacaaatcaggaaaaaaaatattcttgacCCTGCCGAAATAGTGGGAAAAACTAAAAAGGCAGGCTTACCTAACACCCAATAGTGGGAAAAAGGCAAGCTTACCCAATGCCCAATAAGTCAATAATGGAGTGcaggaaaaaaaacacaatacaaGGAAAAAGTTTCCTGACACAAGCGAAAATAAAGGGAAGAATTTCCCGGCACAATAACACACACCAAGAGCTTTGACTTGTATGCTGTTAAGcttagcaaaataataataatcatcacCCATTTTAGTGCCTTTCTTATCACATTTGAATTGATAGTCCTATATTTTAcgcaatttattttttgtcctcAATTTCTTGACATACCAGTTTTAAATTGTGGGTTTATgttatgaacacaaattttaattactttgaaaaataaatagaaagttGAATTTCACCTATAGTTTAAAAAACAATCAGGACAAAACAGTGAGATGTGTATATAACTTTGCAAGTAAATTGCTacacttttaatattttcaaatttgtttatttccacaatttattttatagtattaaCTTAAATGTCTAACTATAGTATATGTTTATATTAGTTTTTGTATGACACTTATagttgttatattgtttatttatttatttttgttaatatagattaatatttttttatgttttttttttttttaatattgacttCTAATTTTGCCTTCTTGAACTGAAATCCTAGCTTTGTCACTGGTTTTGACTGAGTCTTGTGCACATTTTATCCAATTGATCACTTGGAATGGTCTATGTGCCGGGTCACCGGATTACTGGTTCGACTGGCTGGGCCAAATTGGATTACACTTCAAAGTTTTTTCAAACatgtttcattttcttgaaaatcttttaaatgtttttatttttattttttctacaaGAGGAACGTGTTGGGTGAATTCcgctaattatttttttgctttctaaTATTACCAATGCTAGCTCCAACCCaaccactctctctctctctctctctctcgatgtTGTGATGAACTGCACACCATATTCTCTCCACATCACAATAATTCTAATCACTACCCAGACAATTTTATATAGCAATCATTAGGTGGAAGGCACCGGAGCTTATCTACTTGGATGAGCGCTTATGCATAGATCATATATTCATATACATTGCAGACAATCAATTCTTGTCATGTAATGTGGCCTTTTTCTTTGTCATATTATGAGGGGAAGAGGGCAGACCAGACCattaattgtttaaaaactaaaaataggATGCTTCAGTTGATGGGGAATATGTAGTTATGTACTCGCAAGCGAATTAAACAAACCAAATTGTTAtcttctctctttatttctttataatcTATTGGAAAATGTTGCTTTGAATTAGAGAAAGAATCAAAAGGGATAGGAACAATAACTATTAACTAGTATAAGAATAGATTCTACACATGAGATGGCAAACTGCACTCACAAAGAAAGACAATGGCAACAATCCAATAGACTAGGTGAGATTTGTTGCTCTCATTGTTTCTGAAGATATAGAACCTTGATACTGTATCCATGACTATCATCCTTCGCTTAATCTGTTTTAATCTCATACAGTTTTGAAGCTCTAACTTCCTctgatttacaaaaaaaaaaaaaacactgttggAGCTGTTCCTGTTCTTTCCACAAATGGTGCATGTTACATCATCTCATTTTCTCAGCTCCTTTCATAGTAGCAGATGCAGAAGATAATGGCTGAACATAATTAATCCTTTGTGACTATGTACAAGAATTTCTGCAGGAAACTGATTGTGGCCATGGGTAGCCAAACCTTTAGTTTCTTATCAACTTTATTTCTATAATGGGCTATAGGATCTTGCCTTGATAATCTCATATATGCCTGATTAATGGAAGAGCTAAGCTGTGATCACCTTCCATTGAATGATAGAGATACAGAGTCCAAGTTATGAAGAGGCACTACTGAAGTAAGCCTTTGGGAAAAATTCAACTTAGGGAAAGACTTCTGGAAGCTCTCCAACAActcttaaaaagtaaaataaaacgTGTCAGGGCAGAAGATCAACAAGGATAAAACGTCCTTGTTTTTTAGCAAGAACACAAGGGGGGATATCCAAGAGGGGGTGAAGAATATGTTTGGTGCGCAGATTGTTCAACAacatgagaaatatttgggtTTACCTCCGATGGTGGGTCGGGGTAAGAAGAAGGCTTTCAATCGTATCAAAGACCAAGTAAGCAGAAAAATAGCGGGTTGGAAGGGGAAGTTACTGTCCAATGCCGGTAGGGAAGTCCTGATAAAGGCCGTTGCACAAGCCACCCCTACTTACACCATGAATTGTTTCAAGCTTCCGGATACTTTATGCTCGGAGATAAACTCTTTGGTTGGGGGTTTCTGGTGGGGGAAGAAGGATAGTGCTCGGAAGATAGCTTGGGTTTCGTGGGAAAACTTGTGCAAACCAAAGAGGACGGGGGTATGGGCTTTCGAGACTTGAGAGCGTTCAATCTTGCGCTTCTGGCCAAACATGGTTGGAGGATTCAGCAGAGACCTGATTTTCTAATCCACAGAGTGCTCAAAGCGAAGTATTTCgtaaaaacttcttttttggatgCTCAGGTGGGGAAAAAACCCTCCTACATTTGGAGAAGCTTGATGGCAGCCAAACCGGTGCTTAGGGATGGAATTAGATGGTGTGTGGGGGATGGAAAGAGTATCAAAATCTGGGAGGATGCGTGGCTTTCTTCTTCGGGGTCAGGCAGAATCATTTCTCCCAGGCCTACAATGGATTTTGGGGAGTGCGTTGCCAACCTGATTGCACACGATAAAGCAGAATGGAAAAGTGAGTTGGTAAGAAGCATCTTCCTCCCTATAGAAGCAGAGGCCATCCTAAGCATTCCCTTAAGTTCCATGAACCCGGTTGACTCCCAAGTGTGGGCTTTCACCCCTAATGGCACCTTATCCGTCGAGAGTGCTTACAAAGTGGCTGTCCGGTACCTTGAGGTATCTAAGGGTAGTAATGGCAAACCTGGTTGCTCGGATACATCCCAAATGGAGATGATTTGGAAGCTGATTTGGAGTTTAAAGTGCCCAAACAAAGTTAAGCACTTCTTATGGCGTGCTTGCAAAAATGTCCTGCCTACAAAACATTGTCTTAAGTACCGAAAGGTTATTGTGGAGGACAATTGTGACTTGTGTGGGGAGTGTGAGTCTTCGGGTCATATCTTATGGGGTTGTAGAGTAGCAAGAGAAGCTTGGAGTGAGACAAAACTCAGGATTGGCAATCTAGACCGCCCCCCCAAGGATTTCATTGATGTGGTTTGGCTGCTTATGACATCTGCAGGGGAGAAGGATTGGGAGAAGTTTGCTGTCACGGCATGGCTTCTGTGGAATAATAGAAATTCGGTCAAGTTTGGGGGCACATGTAAGAGCGGAAAAACCATTGAAAGGGAAGCAAGGATGTATGTGAAAGAATACCGGGTATCATGGCTGTCTGAGGGCCATAAAACTCAACCAACCACTCGGGTTCATCATTGGACCCCTCCCCCTCAAGGTATGTATAAGGTAAACGTGGATGCTGCTGTGTTTAAGGAGCAGAGGTGCTGTGGAATTGGTGTGGTAATTAGGAATGAGAAAGGCCAGATGATGGGTGCACTTTGTAAGAAGATAAATCTGCCTTGGGGTGCCTTAGAAGCTGAAGCAAAAGCTGCTGAAATTGGTATTCTCTTTGCTTAGGACTTGGGTTTGAAGGAGGTAGTGGTGGAAGGGGACTCCCAATTAGTGATGGAAGCGCTTAAAGGGAATGTTGTTCCTGCTCTGGCTATCCAAAAGATTGTTGAAGGCTCTAGGTGGTGCTTAAGTCATTTCAAGGCGTGGAAGGCTGAGCACGTTAGGAGAAACATCAATGGGGCTGCACACTCTCTTGCTAGGAATGCCTTGTTTGTTGATGATTGTAATATTTGGGTGGAGGATACTCCCCCTGTTATTGAACTCCAAATTCAAAATGATGTAACTGCAATGGACTTTGGTCCTTATCAATGAATCCAGTGATATGTtagctatcaaaaaaaaaaaaaaaagtaaaataaaatcgATTATCAAACATCATCATACCCCTAGTGGGTGTAGAACAACAAAACACTAATCataagtaaataacaaaattggtTGTCTTCTATCATAATCGAAAGAACTTATATATTatctctttcctttcctttcttttgtgGGACTctaattttcatcattttaaatCCATTTTAAGTGAACATATTTGgagtcaattttttatttactccGGTCCTTAACATTTTAGGAAATACCTGCACAAGTACAGGTACGGATATGGTACGACGacacaacaatttttgaaaaagctaGACGCCTAGACATGGGTATGATGGGAATatgtatattaattaattactaaatatatttttatttatatttttatatatagttaatattaattaattattttaaatatatttttatttatatttgtatatatggttaaaattttatttttcatataatgttaaacatatatcaatttaagagaaataatgaatattttatttttatatattattaataattttttttatcaaattaagaGTAATAATGGAtgataaaacaaattcaatacTATTAAAGGAtgtttagaaattaaaatacaaatcaagaataaagatatttattaattttcaaatgcaatattattatttaaagcaTGAgtgttcatttttattttgtgaaaggGTATTCGATTTCTCTTGTTCTTATGTCCTGGATgtatccaatatatatattaaaaaattttaaaaaggacaCAACTGGAATATGCATGCAAAAGTGTTTGAGAAGTGTCAAGTGTCTGGTGCGTATCTAACACAAATAGGGCacctaaaatgaaatatatgtgCTTTTCTAATACTAAGGGATGGGTTTTGAGTTGAATGGGTACTTGGTGAGCTGGTTTGGGTATTTGGTATTGTGTTTTGATTTCATCAAAATGACGTCGTTCCATGGGTTACTTCAGTAGTTGTTTTGGGAGACtgatttggccaaaaaaaaaaaaaaaaaaaatttatctactTTAGACGCTAGCATGTCGcttaggccttgtttggtttaaaaaaaatggtcactcattactcatcactcagttttcatcacccatcactcatcacttatcactcatcacttatcactcaaaATACCCCAATTTCCTACCCCACCTGTTTGgcacatattttcagtttctcatcactcaattttttctactttttgtggGCCCCATAACTGAGCACTATGTCTTAAGTTCTGTTAGCCTACCCGCCTCCCCTTCACTCTCTTCATTTCATTCTCTTCCCCTTCAGTCACCATTGCCCTGTTACTCTCACTGAAGCTATgctctttctctttcatttctcaTGTACACACACATCAACAAGAACAATCCTATCCCAAACCTACGGCCAAACCATCATAAACATACAAATACAAATGAATACAAACATAAACTCATAGGTACCCACACATGttcaaatcaaaacccacaaatacCCAAATCACAAATACAAACCTTATGCccaaatcaaatccaaacccacaccACAAATCTGAACCCATAACAGCCACCCACATCTCAGATCTAAACCCACCACAGCCACACCACAAATCTAAACCAAACACACACCCATGTCTCAAAAATCAAGTGAGCGGCAGAGTTCTGCAGCATTTTGAGTGAGACTCGACCGTCGTGTGGAGAGGCGAGAGGCCTGTCTCGTCATTGAACTCGTTGACGAGCGGCAGAGTTTCGAGCTCTCCGTTGAGCAATGCGGCGGCGGAGTCGGCGGAGTCCGATGCGCAGCAGAGGTGGAGGAGCTTGGACACTACTCGTCGGTCTAGTGGATTCGAGTCGGTTTTGAAGAGCCGGTTCGCGTACATGACGAGCTCGGCCTTGTTGCCCTCAAATATGGCTCGGATTATGTTCTGTTTCGCGTCGGGACAGgagtaaaaaatttatgaagaaaTGTTGGTTTGTTGCTGGGAGAAGGAGAAAggggaaagaagaaagagaaagagagaaagaatgcTGTTggagaaaggagaaagaagaaagagagagagagagtcgtTGGTGATGGATGTGACAATGCACTGGTGAAGGGGCCTACAGTCTCAGCTAATTTACGGACTTGCCACTGAGTGATCGgttttgagtgatgaaaatagCTGaattgtgttttcatttttggtcttcatcactcagtttttTGAGTGATTGGATGACCAAAACCGGGTGACCAAATATGAGTGAtggtatccaaacaaaaaattttctgtgggtcccacaaattttggatgatgagtgatgaaaacacaatcatatcactcaaaactctcTCATCCAAACAACCCCTTAATGGCCACATAGGCGAGACACCAACAAAGGATAGATTTTGCTAATggaaagaaaatgtaaattttagGTTGTAAAATTCACGCAGTCCCAAAATTTTACTTCGcaatttatcttaaaaaaagagagcaaaaaccCGCTATCTTTCAACTGTATCCCAGCCGCAACagatagagagagggagagagcaaTCCCATTGGAAAAAAATGGAGGACGATGAAGAAGAGCCACCGCTCGCTATTCAAATCGACGAAGAAATCAAACACTCAACGCAGCGACCACCAAACGACGACGTTTCCGTCGGAGTAACCGTCATCACAGGCTACCTCGGCTCCGGCAAATCCACTGTAAAAACACCTtaactatttcattttttttatctctctctctctctctctctctctctctctgatcttcgttgattaattttgtgaaaaaagCTGGTGAATCACATACTGAATTCACAACACGGGAAGAGAATAGCGGTGATATTGAACGAGTTCGGCGAAGAAATCGGCGTGGAAAGAGCCATGATCAACGAAGGCGATGGAAATGGCGGAGCCATCGTCGAAGAATGGGTTGAGCTAGCAAATGGCTGTGTTTGTTGCACTGTGAAGCACAGTTTGGTCCAAGCACTCGAGCAACTTGTGCAGAGGAAAGAAAGGTAACTTCaattaaactatatttttcaaaaaattagcgATTATTCCAAAACCTTAAGCCTAAACTACTCTTATTAAGTGGGATCCAACACGGGTTTTGAATTAGGATCTCCTGTTTTAATACCATGAGAAATTATGATTATTTGAAAAGTTTAAGGTTTTAGGAAACAATGAATTTGATCTAACATgtaatttgaatatatcaaatTTGAGTGATATGTgtggtttcttttgtttgtgtAGACTTGATCATATATTATTGGAGACCACCGGGTTGGCGAACCCGGCTCCACTTGCTTCTATTCTTTGGTTGGATGATCAGCTTGAATCATCGGTCAAGCTCGACTCGATTATCACtgtaagttttatttatttgatgttTTGTTTcgtatttttttggtttatgtcGATGAAATGGGATAGATTTATATTTGTTACTTGCACTACTAGTCATACTAGGAATATATTGCTTGCTCTACAAGTACATGGACTTACAATAAGCCTGGACTAAATCTTGTAAGCGTgttgtaaaattcaaatataataattgGTACTGATATTTTTTATTCGGTTTTGGTTTATCTCAATGGAATGGATGGGTTTATTTAATGTTAGAGATACTTACACTATGAGTAGGACTAGGGTTACTTTGCTGCACAAGGTTGGATGGGATTTGAAATTTGAGTGTAAGATGTGATTTCAAATCCATAACATTATGAGTGTTATGTTGGAGCAAAATCCTGAAAGCATTAATtcgtattttttttgttaaacccCTTGATTTTAAGTGCTTAAGTCCAAATGCAACTTTTATTGTTTTACTGTATGATAATACTTCTGGTCATATATATAAGTCAATTATTGTGACTTTTCTTCTAATAAGTTTTGGCAATTGAATGTGGGATTGTAAATCACATTGCAGTGTTGTTAGAGAACTGTTGGATACCGTTTCTTTCTTGCCAAATACATATAACAGCATGGGGTGTGTTTGTGTCATTTATGTACTTAATTTGTGTCTTGTGATGGTTTCCTTTCTCTCCAATTCTTATTGTCATGCTCAATTAAAAGATACCTCTCTTATTACTCAATATCTTTCTCTAAGAGATGTGTTGTTCTAATAGGTTGTTGATGCCAAAAACCTTCGGTTTCAGCTCAGTGAGCGCCGAAATTCATCTTCATTTCCTGAAGCATTTTTCCAGATAGCATTTGCGGTAATGATCATGTTATCACATTGTGAGGACAAATTTggctaataaatttttttatttatatattttttgttttttctttttaagttggaattttttttcttgatataaTGCATATATTATGGCATGAGCACTTAagagataaatttttttgtttgtgtagGATATTGTAATTCTTAACAAGGTTGATTTGGTTTCTCCAGAGGGCTCTGGAGGTGTCCTAGAGGAACTGGAGAAGGAAATTCATAACATTAATTCCCTTGCCAGTATCATTCGTTCTGTTCAGTGTCAAGTTGACTTGCCCAAGATATTGAACTGTCGGGCCTATGAGGCTACAGTTAGTCATACATCTCTTACTTTTTCATCTGCAAGTTTATCTTCTTAGTTGATACTGACTTTATTTAAGTGACATCACTGATTTTTTACCCTTTTCAGCATGCTGCTCATTTAGAAGCATTGTTGGAAGAAAGCCGTTCTCTATCTACCAAAGATCTTCATGATAGTGGTGTGAGAACCTTATGCATTTGTGAGCCACGGCAGGTTGATCTTGATAAGGTAGTCTTTTCTCTCTTGAAATAGCTATCATATTCATGTTCTGGAAAATTGTTACAATGTTTTATTGGTGAACTTGGTGGCACTTCATTACTTCTTTTGACAACAGTTTACAATTCTTTACAAGTATTACAACCCAATTAGTTGGCAAAAAGTAATCTTCCAACAGAAACTTGATTAGTGGGTGCTTACTGtgttttgtgttgtgtttgGCTCAATGTCTGTATAAACTAGTGCTGCTTTAGGTAGAGAACCAATATATAAGTGTATCCTACTAAAAAggcttaaaattttattatgttaagtTATGGTTCTCTATTTAAAAAGTAAGGTTCTAGATTATTTGGATGGGTGAAAGAAGACTTGTTTCAGTGACCAAAAATATTTGGGACACAATATTGTAAGAATATGGTTGCTAGATTCTGGTTGGTCAAATGGATAAATCTATTAATTTACTTATAAATCTCAATGCTTACAGTTACACTTTAGAATCTGCAGAAAATGTCACAAATAACAGCTGACCTTTTCTGTTCTCTGtcacaaaaaaattgatatcttGACCACACTAGTGAAAGCTCATATATCTTAACTATGTTATTTTTCACCGGGGAAGCTTGTCttctttacttattttatatcAACTTGAATCAGCACTTACTTGTTTATGTTGCTATATGTGTATGACATCATACCTGATTGTCTGTTGTTTATAGGTTCGTTTATGGCTTGAGGAGATTCTTTGGGATAAAAAATATGGTATGGATGTGTATCGCTGCAAAGGAGTTCTAAGTGTTCAAAATTCTGATCAGTTACATACTTTACAGGTAGTGTTTCATATCAAATGCCCTCTAAGTACTCTTCATTGGAAGTCAACTAGTGCTGCATTAGACCCACATCACCCTGGGGTTCTAGTCACCAGGGAtgcttattttaaaaaaaaattatattaattgatGGATAAATGGTTTgtatatttgaattaaaatccaCATAAGGGTTTCATTTTTCTAGGGTGCATATGAAATGACCAATATGCACAGGACCATGCTAAGGCTATCTGTATGTGTGTCATATAGGGTTTTAGGCTTACTAGGCACTGCAGTGCAGCCcttaatattgaaattttcctgtcattttctttacatatttgtTCTTATGAATTTACTGCTTGAATTAGTTTGTTTTTGGAGGATCTAATTTTGTTCTGTTCTGTCATTTAAAAACCTTATGTTCCTGGCAGGCTGTGAGGGAGATATATGAGATTGTTCCAGCTCGCAAATGGAAAGGGGTAGAAAATCAGATGAACAAGATAGTTTTTATAGGTATTATCTAACATACAACATCATTTTCAAGTGAAGTTCTTTATGGATACTGGTCAAAGCTCCTATTTTAGTCTTTTTACCTGTTCGTTTTATATTGCAGGTCATAATCTGAATGAGGATGTTCTTAATGATTCCTTCAGAACTTGTACAACTTCTTAATTTCTAATACTAGCAGTTAATTGTCATTACATCTCAATGTTAGAAAGTTAAGCTGTAAATCATGATCTGGATAGAATAGGATATCAGTCCTAGAATCTTCACTGGTTCTAGAAATTTCTTTATTCCTTGAAGTCCTACATCAAGCATTATCAGCAAGAAATTTGGATGATCCAACTTGTTTCTAATATttgtattctattttttctCCCATGTTAAATTTTGGTTACAAATTGCATGAGAATTGGTTACTTTAACTTTTTGTGGTGTGAATTAAGTAAATGATCTTTATACATATTAGTACTCTGGTTGGGACAGTCATTGGGGGCTGTAGTTTCTTCACCTACTCTATGTTCTATTGATGTTGCATGAGGTTGGATGCTAATGTAGCTTAAAGGAGAGGGAAACAAGGCTGCATTCGTTACGTatctttatttgtaatttttaagtttatggAGGAATATCAATAAACAAC
This genomic stretch from Quercus lobata isolate SW786 chromosome 3, ValleyOak3.0 Primary Assembly, whole genome shotgun sequence harbors:
- the LOC115979025 gene encoding COBW domain-containing protein 1, with product MEDDEEEPPLAIQIDEEIKHSTQRPPNDDVSVGVTVITGYLGSGKSTLVNHILNSQHGKRIAVILNEFGEEIGVERAMINEGDGNGGAIVEEWVELANGCVCCTVKHSLVQALEQLVQRKERLDHILLETTGLANPAPLASILWLDDQLESSVKLDSIITVVDAKNLRFQLSERRNSSSFPEAFFQIAFADIVILNKVDLVSPEGSGGVLEELEKEIHNINSLASIIRSVQCQVDLPKILNCRAYEATHAAHLEALLEESRSLSTKDLHDSGVRTLCICEPRQVDLDKVRLWLEEILWDKKYGMDVYRCKGVLSVQNSDQLHTLQAVREIYEIVPARKWKGVENQMNKIVFIGHNLNEDVLNDSFRTCTTS